The Silvanigrella paludirubra genome contains a region encoding:
- the ruvA gene encoding Holliday junction branch migration protein RuvA, whose product MIGFLRGILIEKNPENIVIDVGGVGYEIEVPATTLCQLPTLLNEVQLSILTHVREDAIRLFGFSSSFDKKVFQELIQVSGVGPKAALALLGPVDGYDLCEIITTAQITKLTSIPGVGPKTAERLVLELKDKLQKKLARKRDDIEIQKTKISENMAGSILNSNKASQKIEQKLIRKQIVEDLKSALFHLGYKDKQYFEVVNSVEQRLQHGENISFELALKESLSKLSERMILKH is encoded by the coding sequence ATGATTGGATTTTTAAGAGGAATCTTGATAGAAAAAAACCCCGAAAATATAGTTATAGATGTAGGTGGTGTTGGCTATGAAATTGAAGTTCCTGCTACTACATTATGTCAATTGCCGACACTTTTAAATGAGGTTCAATTGAGTATTTTAACTCATGTACGTGAAGACGCCATTCGATTATTTGGTTTTTCATCTTCATTTGATAAAAAAGTTTTTCAAGAATTGATTCAGGTTTCTGGTGTAGGACCTAAAGCGGCATTAGCTTTATTAGGACCAGTAGATGGTTATGATTTATGTGAAATTATTACAACAGCTCAAATAACGAAACTAACATCTATTCCAGGAGTGGGTCCTAAAACTGCAGAAAGACTTGTCTTAGAATTAAAAGATAAATTACAAAAGAAATTAGCGCGAAAACGGGATGATATTGAAATTCAAAAAACTAAAATTTCTGAAAATATGGCAGGATCTATTTTAAATAGCAATAAAGCATCTCAAAAAATTGAACAAAAACTTATAAGAAAACAAATAGTAGAAGATTTAAAAAGCGCATTATTTCATTTAGGTTATAAAGACAAACAATATTTTGAAGTAGTAAACAGCGTTGAACAACGCTTACAACATGGAGAAAATATTTCTTTTGAACTTGCATTAAAAGAATCGCTTTCAAAGCTTTCTGAAAGAATGATCTTAAAACATTAA
- a CDS encoding substrate-binding periplasmic protein, producing the protein MLKYCQTIIYILFLIPQNLFALEWVGACERDFPPYNYIENGKYIGIDTEIVTLVMKKLKINFSIHTDTWDNVFHNLKENKYDFAWQFVDTPARRKYFYFVGPIRYGLDVFVVKSTSNITNWKNMRDFDGMKAGVIKTYSYDHKFDTAKNFTKVQFNNMNDLLNGLINNKVDFIIGDFNTILFISNKNNLNDKIRFLPSSIKKVPRYIAFAKKSKHRGLYFERKLNEIINSKEYNDIIEKYENLFKNRR; encoded by the coding sequence TTGCTTAAATATTGTCAGACTATAATTTATATTTTATTTTTAATACCGCAGAATCTATTTGCATTAGAATGGGTTGGTGCGTGTGAAAGAGATTTTCCCCCTTATAATTATATTGAAAATGGAAAATATATAGGAATAGATACAGAAATAGTAACATTAGTCATGAAAAAATTAAAAATTAATTTTTCGATTCATACGGATACCTGGGATAATGTTTTTCATAATCTAAAAGAAAATAAATATGATTTTGCTTGGCAATTTGTTGATACTCCTGCTAGACGAAAGTATTTCTATTTTGTTGGACCTATTCGTTATGGACTAGATGTATTTGTTGTAAAAAGTACTTCAAATATTACGAATTGGAAAAATATGCGAGATTTTGATGGAATGAAAGCAGGTGTTATAAAAACTTATAGTTATGATCACAAATTTGATACCGCAAAAAATTTTACTAAAGTTCAATTTAATAATATGAATGATCTTTTAAATGGCCTTATAAATAACAAAGTCGATTTTATTATAGGTGATTTTAATACAATTTTATTTATATCAAATAAGAATAATTTGAATGATAAAATTCGCTTTTTACCTTCTTCAATTAAAAAAGTACCAAGATATATTGCTTTTGCAAAAAAAAGTAAACATAGAGGATTATATTTTGAGAGAAAATTAAATGAAATCATAAATTCAAAAGAATATAATGATATTATTGAAAAATATGAAAATCTCTTTAAAAATAGAAGATAA
- the ruvB gene encoding Holliday junction branch migration DNA helicase RuvB: MDTSVHTKFDNSIVLPELANDTIEPHLNLRPKNFDEYPGQERVCENLKVYTQAAKLRGKMLDHCLFHGPPGLGKTTLAGIVAETMGYQIKVTSGPVIERAADLMGILASIESKTILFIDEIHRLPSNVEEILYSAMEDMRLDILIGQGPTARTVKFDLPPFCIIGATTKAGAISAPLRDRFGIQEHLDFYSPESLTKILMRSAKIMNAQLENEAAFLLSTRCRGTPRIANQLLKRILDFALVSNKISIDCDVVNLALKRLGVDSEGLCIMDRDFLKIMKDRYQGGPVGLDAIAAALNEEKSTLEDVYEPYLVYRGFVLRTARGRMLSDLGKNHLDN, translated from the coding sequence ATGGATACCAGTGTACATACCAAATTTGATAATTCAATTGTTTTACCTGAATTAGCAAATGATACGATAGAACCACATTTAAATTTGAGACCCAAAAATTTTGATGAATATCCTGGTCAAGAAAGGGTTTGTGAAAATTTAAAAGTTTATACACAGGCTGCAAAGTTACGTGGAAAAATGTTAGATCATTGTTTATTTCATGGACCACCCGGTTTAGGTAAAACAACTTTAGCTGGCATTGTTGCCGAAACAATGGGCTATCAAATTAAAGTAACATCTGGTCCCGTCATAGAACGCGCCGCAGATCTAATGGGTATTCTTGCAAGCATTGAATCAAAAACAATCCTATTTATAGATGAAATTCATAGATTACCCTCTAATGTTGAAGAAATATTATATTCAGCAATGGAAGATATGAGATTAGATATTTTAATTGGACAAGGACCTACAGCAAGAACGGTAAAATTTGATTTACCTCCATTTTGTATCATAGGAGCAACAACAAAAGCAGGTGCCATTTCCGCTCCCTTAAGAGATAGATTTGGAATTCAAGAACACCTTGACTTTTATTCGCCTGAATCATTAACAAAAATATTAATGCGAAGCGCGAAAATAATGAATGCGCAACTTGAAAATGAAGCAGCCTTTCTTTTATCAACCCGATGCCGTGGAACGCCACGTATCGCAAATCAATTATTAAAAAGAATATTAGATTTTGCTTTAGTTTCTAATAAAATCTCAATTGATTGTGATGTTGTTAATTTAGCACTAAAAAGATTAGGTGTTGATAGTGAAGGTCTATGTATTATGGATAGAGATTTTTTAAAAATAATGAAAGATCGATACCAAGGAGGACCCGTTGGTCTAGATGCCATAGCTGCTGCATTAAATGAAGAAAAATCCACATTGGAAGATGTTTATGAACCTTATTTAGTTTATAGGGGATTTGTGTTAAGAACAGCAAGAGGACGCATGCTTTCAGATTTAGGCAAAAACCATTTAGATAATTAA
- the lepA gene encoding translation elongation factor 4: MSKTTNAEPDLIRNFCIIAHIDHGKSTLADRLLELTGAVADRDKQAQILDSMDLERERGITIKAQTATVDYKAKDGKIYTLNLIDTPGHVDFTYEVSRSLTACEGALLVVDATQGVEAQTVANVYLAGDNNVEIIPVINKADLPSADYDRVCFQIEEELAIDTSNAIKCSAKTGMGVADVLEAIIHYVPAPEDTRSKDLRALIFDSWFDPYQGVIVLVRVVDGIVKIGDQIKMMHSGKTFEVQKVGIMCVKAYQRDSLSAGEVGYIIANVKDVKDSRVGDTICMANSNVEPLPGFKKAKQMVFAGIFPVETNQFENLKDALAKLTLNDSSLSYEPETSVALGFGFRCGFLGLLHMEIIQERLEREYNMNVIFTAPTCVYIVETTKGEELRVDNPSNLPPPANIAKFSEPVVKATFHMPQEHLGGVMALLAERRGLQTKMEYLSQSRVMLQYELPLNEMVFDFFDRIKSISRGYASMDYEFHDYKESDLVRLDILVNGEPLDALSCIVHRSNSYERGRLLVKKLREVIPRQQFEVPLQAAIGSKVIARETLSAMRKDVTAKCYGGDISRKRKLLDKQKEGKKRMKQVGSVEIPQEAFMAILNLSDVE; encoded by the coding sequence ATGAGCAAAACAACAAATGCTGAACCAGATCTAATAAGAAACTTTTGTATTATTGCCCATATAGATCACGGTAAGTCTACTCTAGCCGATCGCTTATTGGAACTTACGGGGGCTGTGGCTGATCGCGATAAACAAGCGCAAATACTTGATAGTATGGACTTAGAGCGCGAACGTGGGATTACCATCAAAGCTCAAACAGCAACTGTAGATTATAAAGCAAAAGATGGAAAAATTTATACATTAAATTTAATTGATACTCCTGGTCATGTGGATTTTACTTATGAAGTAAGTCGAAGCCTAACTGCTTGTGAAGGAGCACTCCTAGTTGTCGACGCCACGCAAGGTGTTGAAGCACAAACAGTGGCAAATGTTTATTTAGCAGGTGATAATAATGTTGAAATTATTCCTGTCATAAACAAAGCCGATCTTCCCAGTGCAGACTATGATCGAGTTTGTTTTCAAATTGAAGAAGAGCTCGCCATAGACACCTCTAACGCAATAAAATGTAGCGCTAAGACGGGTATGGGTGTTGCTGACGTTCTGGAAGCCATTATTCATTACGTCCCCGCCCCAGAAGACACACGCAGTAAAGATCTCCGTGCACTTATTTTTGATAGCTGGTTTGACCCATATCAAGGCGTAATTGTATTAGTGAGAGTAGTAGATGGTATTGTAAAAATAGGTGATCAAATTAAAATGATGCACTCTGGCAAAACATTTGAGGTCCAAAAAGTGGGCATTATGTGTGTTAAAGCTTATCAACGTGACAGTTTAAGCGCCGGCGAAGTGGGTTATATTATAGCAAATGTAAAAGACGTTAAAGATTCCCGCGTTGGTGATACCATTTGTATGGCAAATTCAAATGTTGAGCCATTACCTGGTTTTAAAAAAGCAAAACAAATGGTTTTTGCAGGAATTTTTCCTGTTGAAACCAATCAATTTGAAAACTTAAAAGATGCTCTTGCTAAACTTACTTTAAACGACAGTTCGTTAAGTTATGAGCCTGAGACTTCTGTTGCACTTGGTTTTGGATTTCGTTGTGGCTTTTTAGGTCTTTTGCATATGGAAATTATTCAAGAACGTTTAGAGCGCGAATATAATATGAATGTTATTTTTACGGCTCCTACTTGTGTTTACATTGTAGAAACCACAAAAGGGGAAGAACTTCGCGTCGATAACCCATCCAATTTACCACCACCCGCAAATATTGCTAAATTTTCGGAGCCCGTTGTAAAAGCAACATTCCATATGCCTCAAGAACATCTTGGTGGAGTTATGGCTTTATTAGCAGAGCGCCGTGGTCTTCAAACAAAAATGGAATACCTCTCGCAAAGTCGTGTCATGCTTCAATATGAACTTCCTTTAAACGAAATGGTTTTTGACTTTTTTGATAGAATTAAAAGTATATCTCGTGGCTATGCAAGCATGGATTATGAATTTCATGATTATAAAGAAAGTGACCTCGTGCGTCTTGATATTTTAGTAAATGGAGAACCTCTCGATGCTCTTTCTTGTATTGTGCACCGAAGCAATTCCTATGAAAGAGGCCGTTTACTTGTTAAAAAACTAAGAGAAGTTATTCCAAGACAACAATTTGAAGTCCCTTTACAAGCAGCAATTGGTTCAAAAGTCATTGCACGTGAAACGTTAAGTGCCATGCGTAAAGATGTTACGGCAAAATGTTATGGAGGCGATATTTCACGTAAACGTAAATTACTTGATAAACAAAAAGAAGGTAAAAAGCGTATGAAACAAGTTGGAAGTGTCGAAATACCTCAAGAGGCATTTATGGCAATACTAAATTTATCCGACGTGGAATAA
- a CDS encoding Bcr/CflA family efflux MFS transporter, which translates to MAKSNKNIYFLIFLVLFEFAVYMSNDMILPALIDVVKEFQVSESLVPLSLSIFLLGSLSIQLFVGPISDRYGRRSTMFVGGVIVLIGNIIGILASNMPNFFVARILQGMGPCFIGVAGYACVHELYKEKEAINVISWMASVALFAPMIGPLAGSTVMLFAGWRYIFVTTFLLSLIGLIGLWFFMPETLTNDKKIKIRLKPILTIYLDLIKNKNFIFGSISFALSFGSVIVWISSSPIVLMNLYHLNKSEFSLVQIPIFMAFILGTFTLRYLSKFMNSFKSLSIGFMITFISSIVTVLFSYIAPNNLYLIIAAFTCFNFGYGILSAPFTRLILDSTTQSKGMASALLYFMFFIIGSLFSAMFGIFYNETIFSFTLYIAIILFLSLIIGYKSKMIKFNFKELN; encoded by the coding sequence ATGGCTAAAAGTAACAAAAATATTTATTTTTTGATTTTTCTCGTTTTATTTGAATTTGCTGTATACATGTCCAATGACATGATTTTACCTGCATTAATAGATGTTGTAAAAGAATTTCAAGTTTCGGAAAGTCTTGTTCCTTTATCATTATCCATATTTTTATTAGGATCCCTTTCAATTCAACTTTTTGTTGGACCTATTTCTGACAGATATGGTAGGCGCTCTACCATGTTTGTTGGAGGCGTCATTGTATTAATTGGAAATATAATTGGAATTCTTGCTTCTAATATGCCTAATTTTTTTGTTGCACGCATTCTTCAAGGTATGGGTCCCTGTTTTATAGGTGTTGCAGGTTACGCTTGCGTCCATGAACTCTATAAAGAAAAAGAAGCCATCAATGTGATTTCTTGGATGGCTTCCGTTGCTTTATTTGCTCCTATGATAGGCCCTCTTGCAGGTAGTACTGTTATGCTTTTTGCAGGCTGGCGCTACATTTTTGTTACGACATTTTTATTGTCATTGATAGGACTGATTGGTTTATGGTTTTTTATGCCAGAAACACTCACAAATGACAAAAAAATAAAAATAAGATTGAAACCTATTCTTACTATATATTTAGATTTAATTAAAAATAAAAATTTTATATTTGGCAGCATTAGTTTTGCTCTATCATTTGGTTCTGTAATTGTATGGATTTCAAGCTCGCCTATTGTTTTAATGAATCTTTATCATTTAAATAAAAGCGAATTTAGTCTTGTTCAAATTCCCATATTTATGGCATTTATATTAGGCACATTTACTTTAAGATATTTATCAAAATTTATGAACTCCTTTAAATCATTATCCATTGGATTTATGATTACATTTATTTCATCAATCGTAACAGTTTTATTTTCTTACATTGCTCCTAATAATTTGTATTTAATTATAGCTGCATTTACATGTTTTAATTTCGGTTATGGTATTCTTTCGGCTCCTTTTACCAGACTTATTCTAGATTCAACGACACAGTCTAAAGGCATGGCTTCTGCGTTACTTTATTTTATGTTTTTTATAATTGGTTCTTTATTTTCTGCCATGTTTGGAATTTTTTATAATGAGACTATTTTCTCATTTACATTATATATTGCAATTATTTTATTCTTATCTTTAATAATTGGGTATAAATCTAAAATGATAAAATTTAATTTTAAAGAATTAAATTAA
- a CDS encoding MIP/aquaporin family protein gives MDDRILGEFLGCVFLILFGGGVVANTLLSKSKGLNAGWLAISTGWGFAVMGGVFVAKSVGSIQADLNPAVTLAKYLLGGIYSLSDLFPIMLAQISGCFLGATLVWLTYLPHWKETRDPSLKLAVFSTGPAIRHSPSNLMTEVIGTTILVFGIGAIFGKATNNGAISPAMGPYLVGILVWAIGLSLGGSTGYAINPARDLGPRIAHALLPIAGKGKSDWTYSWIPVLGPVLGGIIGAYLWKTFL, from the coding sequence ATGGATGATAGAATATTAGGCGAATTTTTAGGTTGCGTTTTTTTAATTTTATTTGGTGGTGGTGTTGTTGCAAATACATTGCTTTCAAAGTCAAAAGGATTAAATGCGGGTTGGCTTGCCATTTCGACAGGTTGGGGATTTGCTGTAATGGGAGGCGTTTTTGTTGCTAAATCGGTTGGATCCATTCAAGCGGACTTAAACCCTGCTGTTACTTTAGCAAAATATTTATTGGGTGGAATTTATTCTTTATCCGATTTATTTCCTATCATGCTTGCCCAAATATCTGGATGTTTTTTAGGTGCTACTTTAGTTTGGTTAACTTATTTACCACATTGGAAAGAAACAAGAGATCCCTCTCTTAAATTAGCTGTTTTTTCAACAGGCCCAGCAATAAGACACTCACCTTCAAATTTAATGACCGAAGTGATTGGAACAACTATTTTGGTTTTTGGAATTGGTGCTATTTTTGGTAAGGCCACAAATAACGGTGCTATATCTCCTGCAATGGGACCTTATCTTGTCGGTATATTAGTTTGGGCCATTGGCCTTTCATTAGGGGGCTCAACTGGTTATGCAATAAACCCAGCAAGAGATTTAGGACCAAGAATTGCACATGCTTTGTTACCTATAGCAGGCAAAGGAAAATCGGATTGGACTTATTCTTGGATCCCTGTTTTGGGGCCAGTTCTTGGCGGTATTATTGGTGCTTATTTATGGAAAACTTTTTTATAA